A genomic stretch from Haloferax sp. Atlit-12N includes:
- a CDS encoding NAD(P)/FAD-dependent oxidoreductase: MTNRIVVVGGGTGGTVVSNRLAEELASEIDDGDVEVSLVSDDTKHVYKPVFLYVPFGVAEPEDGVRDLRDLVDERVNIVTNRVRRVDTDEKRLYCQDGDEVLDYDTLVLATGAKLDPDAVPGFREGAHHFYSAEGAERLRDALAEFEAGRLVLSVVGTPHMCPAAPLEFTLIVDDWLRSRGLREDTDLVYTYPMARSHGKPEVAEWADPILAERGVRVETDFVVDAVDPDERVVSAKNGAEVDYDLLVGIPPHRGDELIIDSGLGDAGWVDVDQRTLRATAAEDVYAIGDTAALPIPKAGSAAHFQAFTVAERIAAEVRGRTPTKRYDGKTVCFVETGLDEASFVSFDYETPATMRQPSKPIHWAKHAYNESYWLTARGML; this comes from the coding sequence ATGACGAACCGAATCGTAGTCGTTGGCGGTGGCACGGGTGGGACGGTGGTTTCGAACCGTCTCGCCGAGGAACTCGCGTCGGAGATAGACGACGGCGACGTGGAGGTGTCGCTGGTCTCCGACGACACGAAACACGTCTACAAGCCGGTGTTCTTGTACGTTCCGTTCGGAGTCGCGGAGCCGGAGGACGGCGTCCGCGACCTGCGGGACCTCGTCGACGAGCGGGTGAACATCGTCACCAACCGCGTCCGTCGCGTCGACACCGACGAAAAGCGCCTCTACTGTCAGGACGGCGACGAGGTGCTCGACTACGACACGCTCGTCCTTGCGACCGGCGCGAAACTCGACCCCGACGCGGTTCCCGGCTTCCGGGAGGGCGCACACCACTTCTACAGCGCCGAGGGGGCCGAACGGCTCCGCGACGCGCTCGCCGAGTTCGAGGCCGGTCGCCTCGTATTGAGCGTCGTCGGGACGCCCCACATGTGCCCGGCCGCGCCGCTCGAATTCACGCTCATCGTGGACGACTGGCTCCGGAGCCGCGGTCTGCGCGAAGACACCGACCTCGTCTACACGTACCCGATGGCGCGGAGCCACGGGAAGCCAGAGGTCGCCGAGTGGGCCGACCCGATTCTGGCCGAACGGGGCGTCCGCGTCGAGACCGACTTCGTCGTCGACGCCGTCGACCCGGACGAACGGGTCGTCTCGGCGAAGAACGGCGCGGAAGTGGACTACGACCTACTGGTCGGCATCCCGCCGCACCGCGGGGACGAACTCATCATCGACTCGGGCCTCGGCGACGCCGGTTGGGTCGACGTCGACCAGCGGACTCTTCGCGCGACCGCCGCCGAGGACGTGTACGCCATCGGCGACACGGCGGCGCTCCCAATCCCGAAAGCCGGGAGCGCGGCGCACTTCCAGGCGTTCACGGTCGCGGAGCGAATCGCCGCGGAAGTCCGGGGTCGCACGCCGACGAAGCGGTACGACGGCAAGACCGTCTGTTTCGTCGAGACCGGCCTCGACGAGGCGTCGTTCGTCTCGTTCGACTACGAGACCCCCGCGACGATGCGCCAGCCGTCGAAGCCCATCCACTGGGCGAAACACGCGTACAACGAATCGTACTGGCTGACCGCCAGGGGGATGCTCTGA
- a CDS encoding DMT family transporter: MSRARTAVAFLALSAVWGSAFLATDIALRTVPPAFLGAVRFDVAALLLFAVAVARGDRVVPAVRDEWRPILAGGVFSIGAHHALLFSGQVYVPGSVASVLLGIIPLATPTLTRLTATRERLSPHRVVGLVLGFLGLVVIANPDPGNLLSSNLVGAVLVFGSAVAFALGAVLTHDSETGMSLLAVQAWMMLIGAVTLHVTSVALPWESAADAAWTQTTLVATGYLAVVAGAGGFLLYFWLLDRVGPIEVSLLEYVIPLFAALADWTVLGRVPTRATVAGFALIFAGFLLFKRDVIRGELRRIVDRRRGRRPTDD, translated from the coding sequence ATGAGTCGGGCCAGAACCGCCGTCGCCTTCCTCGCGCTCTCCGCCGTCTGGGGGAGCGCCTTCCTCGCCACCGACATCGCCCTCCGGACCGTCCCGCCGGCGTTCCTCGGCGCGGTCCGCTTCGACGTGGCCGCGCTCCTGTTGTTCGCCGTCGCCGTCGCCCGCGGCGACCGGGTCGTTCCCGCCGTCCGCGACGAGTGGCGGCCGATTCTCGCCGGCGGCGTGTTCAGCATCGGGGCCCACCACGCGCTCTTGTTCTCCGGACAGGTGTACGTCCCCGGATCCGTGGCCTCGGTCCTCCTCGGCATCATCCCGCTCGCGACGCCGACGCTCACCCGCCTGACGGCCACCCGCGAGCGACTGTCCCCGCACCGAGTGGTCGGGCTCGTCCTCGGGTTTCTCGGCCTCGTCGTCATCGCCAACCCGGACCCCGGAAATCTACTGTCGTCGAACCTCGTCGGCGCGGTGCTCGTGTTCGGGTCGGCCGTCGCCTTCGCCCTCGGGGCGGTGCTGACCCACGACAGCGAGACGGGGATGTCGCTGCTCGCCGTGCAGGCGTGGATGATGCTCATCGGCGCGGTCACGCTCCACGTCACGAGCGTCGCCCTGCCGTGGGAGTCTGCCGCCGACGCGGCGTGGACCCAGACGACGCTCGTCGCCACCGGCTACCTCGCCGTCGTCGCCGGCGCGGGCGGCTTCCTGCTGTACTTCTGGCTTCTCGACCGAGTCGGCCCAATCGAGGTGAGTCTGCTCGAGTACGTCATCCCGCTTTTCGCCGCGCTCGCCGACTGGACCGTCCTCGGGCGCGTGCCGACGCGCGCCACCGTCGCCGGCTTCGCGCTCATCTTCGCGGGCTTCCTGCTGTTCAAGCGCGACGTGATTCGGGGCGAACTCCGGCGTATCGTGGACCGGCGTCGCGGGCGGCGGCCGACCGACGACTGA
- the sufS gene encoding bifunctional cysteine desulfurase/selenocysteine lyase SufS: MQESYPVDVDAIRADFPILQRKVGGDISTPGEHDDDDTPLVYLDNAATSHTPEQVVDAIVDYYHGYNSNVHRGIHHLSQEASVAYENAHDRVAEFIGASGGREEVVFTKNTTESMNLVAYAWGLDELGPGDSVVMTEMEHHASLVTWQQIAKKTGAEVRYIRVDDDGRLDMEHAKELIDDSTKMVSVVHVSNTLGTVNPVAELADMAHEVGSYIFVDGAQSVPTRPVDVEDIDADFFAFSGHKMCGPTGIGALYGKRDILEEMQPYLYGGEMIRSVTYEDSTWEDLPWKFEAGTPPIAQGVGFAAAVDYLDDIGMENVQAHEELLAEYAYDRLGEFDDIEIYGPPGDDRGGLVAFNLDSVHAHDLSSILNEQGVAIRAGDHCTQPLHDKLGAAASTRASFYIYNTREEVDKLVDAIDAARELFA, translated from the coding sequence GTGCAGGAGTCGTACCCCGTCGACGTCGACGCCATCCGCGCGGATTTCCCTATCCTCCAGCGGAAGGTCGGCGGCGACATCTCGACGCCGGGTGAGCACGACGACGACGACACGCCGCTCGTCTACCTCGACAACGCCGCGACGAGCCACACGCCGGAGCAGGTCGTCGACGCCATCGTCGACTACTACCACGGCTACAACTCGAACGTCCACCGCGGCATCCACCACCTGAGCCAGGAAGCCTCCGTCGCCTACGAGAACGCCCACGACCGCGTCGCGGAGTTCATCGGCGCGTCCGGCGGCCGCGAGGAGGTCGTCTTCACGAAGAACACCACCGAGTCGATGAACCTCGTCGCCTACGCGTGGGGTCTCGACGAACTCGGGCCGGGCGACTCGGTCGTCATGACCGAGATGGAACACCACGCCTCGCTGGTCACGTGGCAGCAAATCGCCAAGAAGACCGGCGCGGAGGTGCGCTACATCCGCGTCGACGACGACGGCCGCCTCGACATGGAGCACGCGAAGGAACTCATCGACGACTCCACGAAGATGGTCTCCGTCGTCCACGTCTCGAACACCCTCGGAACCGTCAACCCGGTCGCCGAACTCGCGGACATGGCCCACGAAGTCGGGTCGTACATCTTCGTCGACGGCGCGCAGTCGGTCCCGACCCGCCCCGTCGACGTGGAGGACATCGACGCCGACTTCTTCGCCTTCTCGGGCCACAAGATGTGCGGGCCGACCGGCATCGGCGCGCTCTACGGCAAGCGCGACATCCTCGAGGAGATGCAGCCGTACCTCTACGGCGGCGAGATGATTCGGAGCGTCACCTACGAGGACTCCACGTGGGAGGACCTCCCGTGGAAGTTCGAGGCGGGCACGCCGCCCATCGCGCAGGGCGTCGGCTTCGCCGCGGCCGTGGACTACCTCGACGACATCGGCATGGAGAACGTCCAAGCCCACGAGGAACTGCTCGCGGAGTACGCCTACGACCGCCTCGGCGAGTTCGACGACATCGAGATTTACGGCCCGCCGGGCGACGACCGCGGCGGCCTCGTCGCGTTCAACCTCGACAGCGTCCACGCCCACGACCTCTCGAGCATCCTCAACGAGCAGGGCGTCGCCATCCGCGCCGGCGACCACTGTACCCAGCCGCTCCACGACAAACTCGGCGCGGCGGCCTCGACGCGGGCGTCGTTCTACATTTACAACACGCGGGAGGAAGTCGACAAACTGGTCGACGCCATCGACGCGGCTCGCGAACTGTTCGCCTGA
- the htpX gene encoding zinc metalloprotease HtpX, producing the protein MNWKPDWGLRGRMAFTMFLLFALYIVFAGVLFAYFQNLAVMAGFMGVFLFAQFFFSDKIALYSMGASVVDEDDGPQARKLHAMVGRLSQQADLPKPKVAIADTRVPNAFATGRSQKSSAVCVTTGLMDTLDDDELEGVIAHELAHVKNRDVMVMTIASFLSSIAFLIVRWGWFFGGDDNRQNAPVIVAILASLVVWIISYLLIRALSRYREYAADRGAAVITGRPSALASALLKISGRMDNVPKRDMRDTSEMNAFFIIPIKSDFIGRLFSTHPSTENRVERLRDMEREMETV; encoded by the coding sequence ATGAACTGGAAACCGGACTGGGGACTTCGTGGGCGGATGGCGTTCACGATGTTCCTCCTGTTCGCCCTCTACATCGTCTTCGCGGGGGTGTTGTTCGCCTACTTCCAGAACCTCGCCGTCATGGCCGGGTTCATGGGCGTCTTCCTCTTCGCGCAGTTCTTCTTCAGCGACAAAATCGCGCTGTACAGCATGGGCGCGAGCGTCGTCGACGAGGACGACGGCCCGCAGGCGCGGAAGCTCCACGCGATGGTCGGTCGCCTCTCTCAGCAGGCTGACCTCCCGAAGCCCAAGGTCGCTATCGCCGACACGCGCGTCCCGAACGCCTTCGCGACGGGTCGCTCCCAGAAGAGTTCGGCAGTCTGCGTCACGACCGGCCTGATGGACACCCTCGATGACGACGAGTTAGAGGGCGTCATCGCCCACGAGCTCGCGCACGTGAAAAACCGCGACGTGATGGTCATGACTATCGCGTCGTTCCTCTCCAGCATCGCCTTCCTCATCGTCCGCTGGGGCTGGTTCTTCGGCGGCGACGACAACCGTCAGAACGCGCCGGTCATCGTCGCCATCCTCGCGTCGCTCGTCGTCTGGATTATCTCGTACCTGCTGATTCGGGCGCTGTCGCGCTACCGCGAGTACGCTGCGGACCGCGGTGCAGCGGTCATCACCGGCCGCCCGTCTGCGCTCGCCTCCGCACTGCTCAAGATTTCGGGCCGGATGGACAACGTCCCGAAGCGCGACATGCGCGACACCTCGGAGATGAACGCGTTCTTCATCATCCCCATCAAGTCGGACTTCATCGGTCGCCTGTTCAGCACTCACCCCTCCACCGAGAACCGCGTCGAGCGCCTCCGCGACATGGAGCGCGAGATGGAGACCGTCTAA
- a CDS encoding mechanosensitive ion channel domain-containing protein has product MFQSLTSFLVETLRETVAEFGTTVQDAAPKVLTAVVFLALAYVGIKAILFVVRGVLDGLYPEEQDLVVELGVAVAGVFLWFGAALALLNIVGMTEVAASLGTATGFIALGVSYALSNMIADTVAGVYLLRDPDFNPGDRVKSDPVTGTVSAIELRKTRFENDEGDTVVVANRDVEKKWTKYDAEATADASTADAT; this is encoded by the coding sequence ATGTTCCAATCGCTGACTAGCTTCCTCGTCGAGACGCTCCGCGAAACCGTCGCGGAGTTCGGGACCACGGTGCAGGACGCCGCGCCGAAGGTGCTCACCGCGGTCGTCTTCCTCGCGCTCGCCTACGTCGGCATCAAGGCGATACTGTTCGTCGTCCGCGGCGTGCTCGACGGGCTGTACCCCGAAGAACAGGACCTCGTGGTCGAACTCGGCGTCGCCGTCGCGGGCGTGTTCCTGTGGTTCGGCGCGGCGCTCGCGCTGTTGAACATCGTCGGCATGACCGAGGTCGCGGCGAGCCTCGGCACCGCGACCGGTTTCATCGCGCTGGGCGTCTCCTACGCGCTGTCGAACATGATAGCCGACACCGTGGCGGGCGTCTACCTGCTTCGAGACCCTGACTTCAACCCCGGCGACCGGGTGAAATCGGACCCGGTGACGGGGACGGTCAGCGCCATCGAACTCCGGAAGACGCGCTTCGAGAACGACGAGGGCGACACCGTCGTCGTAGCCAACCGGGACGTCGAAAAGAAGTGGACGAAGTACGACGCGGAGGCGACCGCAGACGCGTCGACGGCCGACGCGACGTAA
- the sufU gene encoding Fe-S cluster assembly sulfur transfer protein SufU: MGIGSDMYRQQIMDHYKNPRNHGRLESPTFTHTGENPSCGDTITMDVQLADDGETIERVAFSGDGCAISQASASMLTQRLPGTTLSELEAMDTDDITEMLGVDISPMRIKCAVLARQVAQDGAKIHDGEIEIEQTKTEDGDD, from the coding sequence ATGGGCATTGGCTCAGACATGTATCGTCAGCAGATAATGGACCACTACAAGAACCCCCGGAACCACGGTCGGCTGGAGTCGCCGACGTTCACCCACACCGGGGAGAACCCCTCCTGCGGCGATACGATTACGATGGACGTGCAGCTCGCCGACGACGGTGAGACCATAGAGCGCGTCGCGTTCTCCGGCGATGGCTGCGCCATCAGTCAGGCGTCCGCGAGCATGCTCACCCAGCGACTGCCGGGCACGACGCTCTCGGAGCTGGAAGCGATGGACACCGACGACATCACCGAGATGCTCGGCGTCGACATCTCGCCGATGCGCATCAAGTGCGCCGTCCTCGCGCGACAGGTCGCACAGGACGGCGCGAAGATTCACGACGGCGAAATAGAAATCGAGCAGACGAAGACCGAAGACGGCGACGACTGA
- a CDS encoding DUF1641 domain-containing protein, with protein sequence MQDHEPTTTTEQPVPDELVRAIENNPEEVALLVERMGLVNDLIDVLELGVGALDDEMVRSLARTGTSLAEVADDASDPDTVAGMKRLLRAVGDAEEAEASPVGAVGLLRATRDPEVKAGLGYLVALAAALGAGTEEE encoded by the coding sequence ATGCAGGACCACGAACCAACCACGACGACCGAACAGCCGGTGCCCGACGAACTCGTGCGGGCCATCGAGAACAACCCCGAGGAGGTCGCCCTCCTCGTCGAGCGAATGGGTCTCGTCAACGACCTCATCGACGTGCTCGAACTCGGCGTCGGCGCGCTCGACGACGAGATGGTCCGGTCGCTCGCGCGGACCGGCACCTCGCTCGCAGAGGTCGCCGACGACGCCTCCGACCCCGACACCGTCGCCGGGATGAAGCGCCTGCTTCGCGCCGTCGGCGACGCGGAGGAGGCGGAGGCGTCGCCCGTGGGCGCGGTCGGCCTCCTGCGGGCCACCCGCGACCCCGAGGTCAAGGCGGGACTCGGCTACCTCGTCGCGCTGGCTGCGGCGCTCGGCGCGGGGACGGAAGAAGAATAG
- the thpR gene encoding RNA 2',3'-cyclic phosphodiesterase, with amino-acid sequence MRCFLAVDLPDSLAAGVAAVQDRLSDADGLRFTDPEQAHVTVKFLGEVSSDRVAEVEDAVESAVEAAGVGPFDASVGGLGVFPSLDYIRVVWLGVDDGAAELTRLHEAIEHETAALGFDPEDHNFTPHATLARMDDARGKDLVRRVVEGESPTIGSFRVREVRLKKSELGPDGPEYETVTRFSL; translated from the coding sequence ATGCGTTGCTTTCTCGCCGTCGACCTCCCAGACTCGCTCGCGGCGGGCGTCGCCGCGGTACAGGACCGGCTTTCGGACGCGGACGGGCTTCGGTTTACTGACCCCGAACAGGCGCACGTCACCGTGAAGTTCCTCGGCGAGGTGTCGTCGGACCGTGTCGCCGAGGTGGAGGACGCGGTCGAATCGGCCGTCGAGGCCGCGGGCGTCGGTCCCTTCGACGCCTCGGTCGGCGGACTCGGCGTCTTCCCCTCGCTGGACTACATCCGAGTCGTCTGGCTCGGCGTCGACGACGGCGCGGCCGAGTTGACGCGGCTGCACGAAGCCATCGAGCACGAGACGGCAGCACTCGGCTTCGACCCCGAGGACCACAACTTCACGCCGCACGCCACGCTCGCCCGCATGGACGATGCCCGCGGGAAAGACCTCGTGCGGCGCGTCGTCGAAGGCGAGTCGCCGACTATCGGGTCGTTTCGGGTGCGCGAGGTGCGCCTGAAGAAGAGCGAACTCGGCCCCGACGGCCCCGAGTACGAGACGGTGACGCGGTTCTCGCTGTGA
- a CDS encoding PAS domain-containing sensor histidine kinase, with translation MSNDTSSSLAFSSLDALPTQLAILDEDGVIVYTNRAWREFGNENDYQGDSSSIGTNYLGVCDLSTDADATTASEGIRAVIDGDRDEFSFEYPCETPEEHLWFTMRAARFTDDGDTYVQVAHLDITDRKRAELEAEERAERLRNLARMLSHDLRNPLSVAVGYVESLLDEEVDADRLEPVAGALDRMDDIITDALVLARHDTVEDLSTVDLETRAAAAWEYVETGSAELAVADSAEFRADPGLLGHVFENLFRNSVEHGGTDHLTVTVGVLDGDSADATGFYVEDDGVGIPAEERDEVFEAGYTTGEEGTGLGLSIVAQAVHAHDWDIVVTEAEGGGARFEVTGVERSS, from the coding sequence ATGTCGAACGACACCTCGTCTTCGCTCGCGTTTTCGAGCCTCGACGCGCTCCCGACGCAGCTCGCGATTCTGGACGAGGACGGCGTCATCGTCTACACCAACCGCGCGTGGCGGGAGTTCGGCAACGAAAACGACTATCAGGGCGACAGCAGTTCCATCGGTACGAACTACCTCGGCGTCTGCGACCTCAGCACCGACGCCGACGCGACGACGGCCAGCGAGGGTATCCGCGCCGTCATCGACGGCGACAGAGACGAGTTCTCCTTCGAGTATCCCTGTGAAACGCCGGAAGAGCACCTCTGGTTCACGATGCGTGCGGCTCGCTTCACCGACGACGGCGACACCTACGTCCAGGTTGCGCACCTCGACATCACCGACCGGAAGCGCGCGGAACTGGAGGCCGAAGAGCGGGCCGAGCGCCTCCGAAACCTCGCGCGAATGCTCTCGCACGACCTCCGAAACCCGCTTTCGGTCGCCGTGGGCTACGTCGAATCGCTCCTCGACGAGGAGGTCGACGCCGACCGGCTCGAACCGGTCGCGGGCGCGCTCGACCGGATGGACGACATCATCACCGACGCGCTGGTGTTGGCCCGCCACGACACGGTCGAGGACCTCTCCACGGTCGACCTCGAAACGCGCGCGGCGGCCGCGTGGGAGTACGTCGAGACCGGTTCGGCCGAACTCGCCGTCGCCGACTCCGCCGAGTTTCGGGCGGACCCGGGCCTGTTGGGACACGTGTTCGAGAACCTGTTTCGGAACTCGGTCGAGCACGGCGGGACCGACCATCTGACCGTGACGGTCGGCGTCCTCGACGGCGACAGCGCCGACGCTACGGGCTTCTACGTCGAGGACGACGGCGTCGGCATCCCCGCGGAGGAGCGCGACGAGGTGTTCGAGGCCGGCTACACCACGGGTGAGGAGGGGACCGGCCTCGGCCTGTCAATCGTCGCGCAGGCCGTTCACGCGCACGACTGGGACATCGTCGTCACCGAGGCCGAGGGCGGCGGCGCTCGCTTCGAAGTGACGGGCGTCGAGCGGTCGTCGTAG
- the radA gene encoding DNA repair and recombination protein RadA, whose product MAEDDLESLPGVGPATADKLVESGYDSYQSIAVASPGELSNKADIGSSTASDIINAARDAADVGGFETGSMVLERRQQIGKLSWQIDEVDELLGGGLETQSITEVYGEFGAGKSQITHQLAVNVQLPPELGGLGGGCIFIDSEDTFRPERIDDMVRGLEDEALEATLEDREMEGSIDDEETMQALVDDFLDKIHVAKAFNSNHQILLAEKAKELAGEHEDTEWPVRLLCVDSLTAHFRAEYVGRGELAERQQKLNKHLHDLMRIGDLFNTGILVTNQVASNPDSYFGDPTQPIGGNILGHTSTFRIYLRKSKGDKRIVRLVDAPNLADGEAIMRVQDAGLKPE is encoded by the coding sequence ATGGCAGAAGACGACCTCGAAAGTCTCCCCGGCGTCGGCCCGGCGACAGCCGACAAACTCGTCGAGAGCGGTTACGACAGCTACCAGTCCATCGCGGTCGCCAGCCCCGGCGAACTGTCGAACAAGGCCGACATCGGCTCCAGCACGGCCTCCGACATCATCAACGCGGCCCGCGACGCGGCCGACGTGGGCGGCTTCGAGACCGGCTCGATGGTCCTCGAACGACGCCAGCAGATCGGCAAGCTGAGCTGGCAGATTGACGAAGTGGACGAACTCCTCGGCGGCGGCCTCGAAACGCAGTCCATCACCGAGGTGTACGGCGAGTTCGGTGCCGGGAAGTCCCAGATCACCCACCAGCTCGCGGTCAACGTTCAGCTCCCGCCGGAACTCGGCGGCCTCGGCGGCGGCTGTATCTTCATCGACTCCGAGGACACGTTCCGCCCCGAGCGTATCGACGACATGGTCCGCGGGCTCGAAGACGAGGCGCTCGAAGCGACGCTCGAAGACCGCGAGATGGAGGGCTCCATCGACGACGAGGAGACCATGCAGGCGCTCGTCGACGACTTCCTCGACAAGATTCACGTCGCCAAGGCGTTCAACTCCAACCACCAGATTCTCCTCGCCGAGAAGGCCAAGGAACTCGCCGGCGAGCACGAAGACACCGAGTGGCCGGTCCGCCTCCTTTGTGTGGACTCGCTCACCGCCCACTTCCGCGCCGAGTACGTCGGCCGCGGTGAACTCGCGGAGCGCCAGCAGAAGCTCAACAAGCACCTCCACGACCTGATGCGCATCGGCGACCTGTTCAACACGGGCATCCTCGTCACCAACCAGGTCGCGTCGAACCCCGACTCCTACTTCGGCGACCCGACCCAGCCCATCGGTGGCAACATCCTCGGCCACACCTCGACGTTCCGCATCTACCTCCGCAAGTCCAAGGGCGACAAGCGTATCGTCCGCCTCGTTGACGCGCCGAACCTCGCCGACGGCGAGGCCATCATGCGCGTGCAGGACGCCGGTCTCAAGCCCGAGTAA
- a CDS encoding DUF424 domain-containing protein — MLLRERETPEGLLVSVCDPDCIGETYTDDGVSLDVTEDFYGGDEAETADEDAVVDSLTRATVANIVGEESVSVAIDAGLVDEETVLEVGGTLHAQLLWLR; from the coding sequence ATGCTCCTCCGCGAGCGGGAGACCCCCGAGGGGCTCCTCGTCTCGGTCTGCGACCCCGACTGCATCGGCGAGACCTACACCGACGACGGCGTCTCGCTGGACGTGACGGAGGACTTCTACGGCGGCGACGAGGCCGAGACCGCCGACGAAGACGCCGTCGTGGACAGCCTCACCCGCGCGACCGTCGCCAACATCGTCGGCGAGGAGTCCGTCTCGGTCGCCATCGACGCCGGCCTCGTGGACGAAGAGACCGTCCTCGAAGTCGGCGGCACGCTCCACGCGCAACTGCTCTGGCTCCGCTGA
- a CDS encoding tetratricopeptide repeat protein, with protein sequence MTDDGKRPHRFSEGQGFDEDYSDFSLDPPELSVDPTKVDPVDSRVLTDILDQRNIDPEDVDIEKLLDVALSYMQINRFEEATEAFERVARFAGDDDDIAQEAWVNKGAAHGQLEEWDEAIGSYREALKLDDDSEHAATAHTNLAYALWEAGQTADALDHAERAVELDPRFPQAWYNRGFFLHERGLNEDAVNAFDNAIRLGMRTPGVHEEKARALEELGRDEEAEQAQQQADDLREQAEAELVEEY encoded by the coding sequence ATGACCGACGACGGCAAGCGACCCCACCGCTTCTCGGAAGGGCAGGGGTTCGACGAGGACTACTCCGACTTCTCGCTCGACCCGCCCGAACTCTCGGTGGACCCGACGAAGGTCGACCCGGTCGACTCGCGCGTCCTGACCGACATCCTCGACCAGCGGAACATCGACCCCGAGGACGTCGACATCGAGAAACTGCTCGACGTGGCGCTCTCGTACATGCAGATAAACCGCTTCGAGGAGGCCACAGAAGCGTTCGAGCGCGTCGCTCGGTTCGCCGGCGACGACGACGACATCGCCCAAGAGGCGTGGGTGAACAAGGGCGCGGCGCACGGCCAACTCGAAGAGTGGGACGAGGCCATCGGCTCCTACCGAGAGGCGCTCAAACTCGACGACGACAGCGAGCACGCCGCGACGGCCCACACCAACCTCGCGTACGCGCTCTGGGAGGCCGGCCAGACGGCCGACGCGCTCGACCACGCTGAGCGCGCCGTCGAACTCGACCCGCGCTTCCCGCAGGCGTGGTACAACCGCGGCTTCTTCCTCCACGAGCGCGGCCTCAACGAGGACGCCGTCAACGCCTTCGACAACGCCATCCGCCTCGGGATGCGCACCCCCGGCGTCCACGAGGAAAAGGCTCGCGCGCTCGAAGAACTCGGGCGCGACGAGGAAGCAGAACAGGCCCAGCAGCAGGCCGACGACCTCCGCGAGCAGGCCGAAGCGGAACTCGTTGAGGAGTACTAG
- a CDS encoding histidine phosphatase family protein, with the protein MSALPTTVVSFVRHAHSPYVPDAERTRGLSRRGRRDAARVTARLADLADVVATSPYERARATVEGVADAADAPLIVDEDLRERELAESHVEDFEQAVEHLWANPNASHPGGESHAEAQARGVAAVDRLVEAYPDRHVVVGTHGTLMALVFNAYDPRYGHEFWTGLTMPDVYEVTFVDGEAFSIARTWTPEEDDRAGDADRDPAER; encoded by the coding sequence ATGTCCGCGCTCCCGACGACGGTCGTGTCGTTCGTCCGACACGCCCACTCCCCGTACGTTCCCGACGCCGAGCGCACCCGCGGGCTCTCGCGTCGCGGCCGCCGCGACGCCGCGCGCGTCACCGCCCGCCTGGCCGACCTCGCGGACGTGGTCGCGACCAGTCCGTACGAGCGCGCCCGCGCCACGGTCGAGGGCGTCGCCGACGCGGCGGACGCCCCGCTCATCGTCGACGAGGACCTCCGCGAGCGCGAACTCGCGGAATCGCACGTCGAGGACTTCGAACAGGCTGTCGAACACCTCTGGGCGAACCCGAACGCCTCGCACCCCGGCGGCGAGTCCCACGCCGAGGCGCAGGCCCGCGGCGTCGCCGCCGTGGACCGACTCGTCGAGGCGTACCCCGACCGTCACGTCGTCGTCGGCACCCACGGCACGCTCATGGCGCTCGTGTTCAACGCCTACGACCCGCGCTACGGCCACGAGTTCTGGACGGGGCTGACGATGCCCGACGTGTACGAGGTGACGTTCGTGGACGGCGAGGCGTTCAGCATCGCCCGGACGTGGACGCCCGAGGAGGACGACCGCGCGGGCGACGCCGACCGCGACCCGGCGGAACGTTAA